Proteins encoded together in one Impatiens glandulifera chromosome 1, dImpGla2.1, whole genome shotgun sequence window:
- the LOC124922344 gene encoding probable WRKY transcription factor 15 — MAVDLVMGYNKNDSFLEEAASGLENLQKFLRMLSQSQRNPDKPLELDCGAAADAAVTKFKRLISLLGRTRTGHARFRRAPIHLNKNQSQEPIVYSPTPLQQIPPPPAAVQRTDPDPGSKTITFSNSNQQTAASSFLSSLTGQGSSAVKPPLSMKRKCNSSENNWSGKCSGSSAGGKCHCSKRRKLRVKREIRIPAISSKMSDIPPDDYSWRKYGQKPIKGSPHPRGYYKCSSVRGCPARKHVERASDDSNMLVVTYEGEHNHTLSNLPPDATAFILESS, encoded by the exons ATGGCGGTAGATCTAGTAATGGGTTACAATAAAAACGATTCATTCCTCGAAGAAGCCGCTTCAGGATTAGAAAACCTACAAAAATTTCTCAGAATGCTCTCTCAATCACAACGTAACCCAGATAAACCATTAGAACTCGACTGCGGCGCCGCCGCTGATGCCGCCGTTACCAAATTCAAACGACTCATCTCTCTCTTAGGTCGCACCCGAACTGGACACGCCCGATTCAGACGTGCACCGATCCATCTAAACAAAAATCAATCACAAGAACCAATAGTTTACTCCCCCACTCCTCTCCAACAAATCCCCCCTCCCCCAGCCGCCGTTCAGAGAACGGATCCGGATCCAGGTTCGAAAACAATAACTTTCTCAAATTCTAATCAGCAGACGGCGGCAAGCTCGTTCCTTTCCTCGTTGACTGGTCAGGGTTCATCTGCCGTGAAGCCGCCGTTATCGATGAAGAGAAAATGTAACTCGTCGGAAAATAACTGGTCCGGCAAGTGCAGTGGATCTTCCGCCGGCGGCAAGTGCCATTGCTCGAAGAGAAGGAAACTGAGAGTGAAGAGGGAGATAAGAATTCCGGCGATAAGCTCGAAGATGTCGGATATACCACCGGACGATTACTCATGGAGGAAATACGGTCAGAAACCCATTAAAGGATCTCCTCATCCAAG GGGATATTATAAGTGTAGCAGTGTGAGAGGTTGTCCGGCAAGGAAGCATGTAGAAAGGGCATCGGATGATTCGAACATGTTGGTGGTGACTTATGAAGGAGAACATAATCATACTCTTTCTAATCTACCGCCGGATGCCACTGCCTTCATCTTGGAATCTTCTTGA